One window of Phycisphaeraceae bacterium genomic DNA carries:
- a CDS encoding phosphoribosylglycinamide formyltransferase, which translates to MPTDSIRSPRLAVMISGGGRTLLNLLARIEKRELAAEIALVMASSECTGAAKSREAGLTTLVIPGRIAREKLESVLDEHRIDWVVLAGYLKLVDIPPAFDGRVVNIHPALLPRHGGAGLYGHHVHEAVLKAGDKVSGCTVHLCDSRYDTGPIVLQREVPVLPGDTPDSLASRVFAAECEAYPEALKKLFAGWRP; encoded by the coding sequence ATGCCGACCGACTCGATCAGATCGCCCCGGCTCGCCGTCATGATTTCGGGCGGGGGGCGGACGCTGCTCAATCTGCTGGCGCGGATTGAAAAGCGGGAACTGGCCGCCGAGATTGCACTCGTCATGGCTTCGTCGGAATGTACCGGCGCCGCCAAGTCGCGCGAGGCGGGATTGACGACGCTTGTGATTCCCGGCCGCATTGCCCGCGAAAAACTCGAATCCGTGCTGGACGAGCATCGAATCGACTGGGTCGTGCTCGCCGGTTATCTGAAACTTGTTGATATTCCTCCCGCGTTCGACGGGCGTGTGGTCAACATTCATCCGGCGCTGCTCCCCCGACATGGCGGTGCGGGCCTGTACGGCCATCATGTGCACGAGGCGGTGCTCAAGGCCGGGGACAAGGTTTCGGGCTGCACGGTGCATCTGTGCGATTCACGCTATGACACCGGGCCGATTGTCCTGCAGCGAGAAGTGCCGGTGCTTCCGGGCGACACCCCGGATTCGCTCGCGTCGCGCGTGTTCGCGGCCGAGTGCGAGGCGTATCCGGAGGCGCTCAAGAAGCTCTTCGCGGGATGGCGGCCGTGA
- a CDS encoding STAS domain-containing protein, with the protein MSQSSFVSNNLVGNVMVSRLEREKITEHECQVVLAELTNAASQCHNHLAVDLSMVTLIASAGLGALITLNKTIKGKGGKVVFFNMSEELMQVFKLTRLNTLLTIVKDRDAAVKAAL; encoded by the coding sequence ATGTCCCAGAGTTCTTTCGTCTCCAACAACCTCGTCGGCAATGTGATGGTTTCGCGCCTCGAACGCGAGAAGATCACGGAGCATGAGTGCCAGGTCGTTCTCGCCGAACTGACCAACGCCGCATCGCAGTGCCACAATCACCTCGCGGTCGATCTCAGCATGGTCACGCTGATTGCGTCGGCCGGCTTGGGCGCCTTGATCACGCTGAACAAAACGATCAAGGGCAAAGGCGGCAAGGTTGTGTTCTTTAACATGAGCGAAGAGCTCATGCAAGTCTTCAAGCTGACGCGCCTCAACACGCTGCTCACCATCGTGAAGGACCGCGACGCGGCCGTGAAAGCGGCGCTCTGA
- a CDS encoding acyl-CoA thioesterase — MTQTSPRRLALRVTTMPRDTNHYGTIFGGVILSYIDQAGFVEACHHGRHRWVTAAIDRVEFKAPVHVGEVVNFYGTTTRLGTTSATVLVEVEAEREKDGKLVPVTAATLVMVSVDQNGKPIPFRQPPTA, encoded by the coding sequence ATGACACAGACTTCACCGCGCCGCCTGGCTCTTCGAGTCACCACGATGCCGCGCGATACGAATCATTACGGCACGATTTTCGGGGGCGTGATTCTTTCGTACATCGACCAGGCGGGGTTCGTCGAGGCGTGTCATCACGGGCGGCACAGGTGGGTGACCGCGGCGATTGACCGCGTGGAATTCAAAGCGCCGGTGCACGTGGGCGAGGTGGTGAACTTTTACGGGACAACCACCCGTTTGGGCACGACCTCCGCGACAGTGCTTGTGGAGGTCGAGGCGGAGCGCGAAAAGGACGGAAAACTGGTTCCGGTGACGGCAGCAACACTCGTCATGGTCAGCGTCGATCAGAACGGCAAACCGATCCCGTTCCGCCAGCCTCCGACCGCATGA
- a CDS encoding DinB family protein has translation MSDAGNGNSGCCGGKGGGTASGGGCGCQTGSQKLVIPAGTAKEIAALPTSEMLSRYRRGVGNYDPRVFSLSAEQLDMAFLPDANVGRWSVRMLLGHMADAEIVFVHRMRRAIAEDRPLLAVWEENAFIDSGLYAIPREVQQGDPASLIGGFVAVLHTMRMWSFQWLSGLKPEQFDRIAMHPERGEQRVRDILSYAIWHVEHHARFLQLKCDRMLGPVEEPAAAGAAAASGGCCGGGAHQHG, from the coding sequence ATGAGCGACGCCGGAAACGGAAACTCAGGATGCTGCGGCGGGAAAGGCGGAGGCACCGCTTCCGGCGGCGGTTGCGGCTGCCAGACCGGCTCGCAGAAACTCGTCATCCCGGCAGGAACGGCGAAGGAAATCGCGGCGCTCCCGACGAGCGAAATGCTCTCGCGCTATCGGCGCGGCGTCGGCAATTACGACCCGCGCGTCTTCTCCCTCAGCGCCGAACAACTCGACATGGCCTTCCTGCCCGATGCGAATGTCGGCCGCTGGTCGGTGCGGATGCTGCTCGGCCACATGGCCGACGCCGAGATCGTGTTTGTGCATCGCATGCGCCGCGCGATCGCGGAAGATCGGCCGCTGCTCGCGGTCTGGGAGGAGAACGCGTTTATTGATAGCGGGCTCTACGCCATCCCGCGCGAGGTTCAGCAAGGAGACCCCGCAAGCCTGATCGGCGGATTCGTCGCCGTCCTCCACACGATGCGGATGTGGAGCTTTCAGTGGCTGTCGGGCCTCAAGCCCGAACAGTTCGACCGGATCGCGATGCACCCCGAGCGGGGCGAGCAGCGCGTGCGGGACATTCTGTCCTACGCGATCTGGCACGTCGAACACCACGCGCGCTTCCTGCAACTCAAGTGCGATCGGATGCTGGGTCCCGTCGAAGAACCTGCCGCGGCAGGCGCAGCCGCGGCGAGCGGAGGATGCTGCGGAGGCGGAGCGCATCAGCACGGCTGA
- the nadB gene encoding L-aspartate oxidase: MDRLFDQRRYLIPYRSSLLPQIFTDTLVIGAGVAGLRAAVAAAEHGDVIVLSKGDLRGTNTAWAQGGIATVLTKGDTVESHVQDTLAAGAGLCEEGAVREIVESGPERLRELMTWGMRLDKNSEGELAVGREGGHSASRIVHTDGDATGRELQRCLSEKVRKTSGVRVFENCFALDLITPGDEPGAPVMGAITHHPKHGLQMIWAKATILASGGAGVLFRETTNPPLATADGIAMAYRAGATVRDMAFVQFHPTTLYLPGAARWLITEAVRGEGAHLLDSSEHRFMVDVHPLAELAPRDVVSRAIVRQIAKQASGAGGSHVWLDCRHVRGFADRFPGMTALLRRFDLDPSEDLIPVHPAAHYMVGGVRTDLSGRTDVPGLYAAGEAASMGLHGANRLASNSLLEGLVMGEIAGRVCSEMKTNGHSNNKPAGWSARPAPIPIVSDIRPSEHGELDLDDVRSSLRSAMWKNVGIERSGGKLSDVCDMMDFWARYTLDKIFDDTAGWEVQNMLLVGSLVARSALWREESRGCHARSDFSKPEAAFEAHDCFRRGQQQVQVQPLSGAPERRGALV; this comes from the coding sequence ATGGACCGCCTCTTCGACCAACGCCGCTACCTGATTCCTTATCGCTCATCGCTCCTGCCGCAGATCTTCACCGACACGCTGGTGATTGGCGCGGGCGTCGCGGGTCTCCGTGCCGCGGTCGCCGCGGCGGAACACGGCGACGTGATCGTGCTGAGCAAGGGCGATCTCAGGGGCACAAACACGGCGTGGGCACAAGGCGGCATCGCCACGGTGCTGACAAAGGGCGACACGGTCGAGTCGCACGTGCAGGACACGCTCGCCGCCGGCGCAGGACTCTGCGAAGAGGGCGCGGTGCGCGAAATCGTCGAGAGCGGGCCGGAGCGCCTCCGCGAGTTGATGACATGGGGCATGCGCCTCGACAAAAACTCCGAGGGCGAACTCGCGGTCGGGCGCGAAGGCGGTCACAGCGCGAGCAGAATCGTTCACACCGACGGCGATGCCACCGGCCGCGAGTTGCAACGATGCCTGAGCGAAAAAGTCCGTAAGACCTCCGGCGTGCGCGTCTTCGAGAATTGCTTCGCGCTCGATCTGATCACGCCCGGCGATGAACCCGGCGCGCCCGTCATGGGCGCGATCACGCACCACCCCAAGCACGGCCTGCAGATGATCTGGGCGAAAGCGACGATCCTCGCCAGCGGCGGCGCGGGTGTGCTATTCCGCGAAACGACGAATCCGCCCCTCGCGACGGCGGACGGAATTGCGATGGCGTACCGCGCGGGCGCCACCGTGCGCGACATGGCGTTCGTGCAGTTCCACCCCACCACGCTCTACCTTCCGGGCGCGGCGCGCTGGCTCATCACCGAAGCGGTGCGAGGCGAGGGCGCGCACCTGCTCGACAGCAGCGAACACCGGTTCATGGTCGATGTGCATCCGCTCGCCGAACTCGCGCCGCGCGATGTCGTGAGCCGCGCGATCGTCCGCCAGATCGCCAAGCAGGCATCCGGCGCGGGGGGCAGTCATGTGTGGCTCGATTGCCGCCACGTGCGCGGTTTCGCCGATCGTTTCCCTGGGATGACGGCCCTGCTCCGCCGGTTCGATCTCGATCCTTCAGAAGATTTGATTCCCGTGCACCCCGCGGCACACTACATGGTCGGTGGCGTTCGGACGGATCTTTCCGGCCGCACCGACGTACCGGGTCTGTACGCCGCGGGCGAGGCGGCATCGATGGGATTGCACGGAGCGAATCGACTCGCCAGCAACTCGCTGCTCGAAGGGCTCGTCATGGGCGAGATCGCGGGGCGCGTGTGCTCCGAAATGAAGACCAACGGTCACTCGAACAACAAGCCCGCCGGCTGGAGCGCGCGGCCCGCGCCGATCCCGATCGTGAGCGACATACGACCCAGCGAGCACGGCGAGCTCGACCTCGATGATGTGCGCAGCAGCCTGCGCAGCGCGATGTGGAAGAATGTGGGCATCGAGCGATCCGGCGGAAAGCTCAGCGATGTGTGCGACATGATGGACTTCTGGGCGCGCTACACGCTCGACAAAATCTTCGATGACACGGCGGGCTGGGAAGTCCAGAACATGCTGCTCGTCGGTTCGCTCGTGGCGCGCTCGGCGCTCTGGCGCGAAGAATCGCGCGGGTGCCACGCCCGCTCGGATTTCTCAAAGCCCGAAGCCGCCTTCGAGGCGCACGATTGCTTCCGGCGCGGGCAGCAGCAGGTGCAGGTGCAGCCGCTTTCGGGCGCGCCGGAGCGCCGAGGAGCGCTCGTGTGA